One genomic region from Granulicatella adiacens ATCC 49175 encodes:
- a CDS encoding DEAD/DEAH box helicase, with product MKFTDYALQPYLQKALADLKFTQPTPIQERIIPLLLKGESVIGQSQTGSGKSHSFLLPLINKIDPSRQELQLVITVPSRELAEQLTAVAAQLITFSDTEILLEKCIGGTDKKRQVAKLTQTQPHIVIGTPGRIFDLMQENALFVQTVQMMVVDEADMTFDLGFLETVDEIASRMPENLQMSVFSATIPDKIRPFLKKYLGNPKVIQIENTQLVSPTIKNQLLVTKAQNPMDVLRQLLVMGHPYLVLIFVNTKQKADEVTKDLRNHNFKVATIHGDIPSRERRRVMKQIQQMDYQFVVATDLAARGIDIEGVSHVINLEIPGELEFFIHRVGRTGRNGLEGTAITFYTPDQEQAIQTLEGKGISFETVELKNGELVESYDRSRREKRKNTQSKDLDPRLKGMIKKAKKKVKPGYKKKLGQEIRQKQRRQNRTKNK from the coding sequence ATGAAATTTACAGATTACGCATTACAGCCTTATTTGCAAAAAGCATTGGCTGACTTAAAATTTACACAACCAACTCCTATTCAAGAACGCATCATTCCTCTTTTATTAAAAGGAGAATCTGTGATTGGTCAATCGCAAACAGGAAGCGGAAAGAGCCATAGTTTCCTATTACCACTCATCAACAAAATTGACCCTAGTCGCCAAGAGTTGCAATTAGTGATTACAGTCCCAAGCCGTGAACTCGCCGAGCAATTAACAGCTGTAGCAGCCCAGTTGATTACCTTTAGTGATACAGAAATTCTATTAGAAAAATGTATCGGTGGTACCGATAAAAAACGTCAAGTGGCTAAACTGACGCAAACCCAACCACATATCGTGATTGGGACACCGGGTCGTATTTTTGATTTAATGCAAGAGAATGCCCTCTTCGTTCAAACGGTACAAATGATGGTCGTCGACGAAGCGGATATGACATTTGACTTAGGATTCTTAGAAACCGTCGATGAAATCGCATCTCGTATGCCAGAAAACTTACAAATGTCCGTTTTCTCTGCAACGATTCCAGATAAGATCAGACCATTCTTGAAGAAATACTTGGGCAATCCAAAGGTCATTCAAATCGAGAATACACAACTCGTTTCACCAACGATTAAAAATCAATTGCTTGTAACAAAGGCTCAAAATCCAATGGACGTTCTTCGTCAATTACTGGTGATGGGACATCCTTACCTAGTCCTTATTTTCGTCAATACGAAACAAAAAGCGGACGAAGTGACAAAAGACCTTCGCAATCATAACTTCAAAGTGGCAACGATTCACGGAGATATCCCTTCAAGAGAACGTCGCCGTGTGATGAAACAAATCCAACAAATGGATTATCAATTCGTGGTCGCAACGGACCTTGCTGCACGTGGGATTGATATCGAAGGTGTTTCTCACGTAATTAACTTAGAAATTCCTGGCGAATTAGAATTCTTCATTCACCGTGTGGGTCGTACAGGACGTAATGGTCTTGAAGGAACAGCCATCACCTTCTACACACCAGATCAAGAGCAGGCCATCCAAACATTAGAAGGAAAAGGTATTTCATTTGAAACGGTTGAATTGAAAAATGGCGAGCTTGTGGAAAGTTATGACCGCTCTCGTCGCGAAAAACGTAAAAACACGCAATCAAAAGACTTGGATCCACGCCTTAAAGGAATGATTAAGAAGGCGAAGAAAAAAGTAAAACCAGGCTATAAGAAAAAACTCGGGCAGGAAATCCGTCAAAAACAGCGCAGACAAAATCGTACAAAAAATAAATAG
- a CDS encoding DUF1189 family protein: MTIKEFIRLSLLKPNKIWTILQNPLKKIKGIFFLLVLIISIPNFLRANEFIGKIAENIKVVEQKFPELSVKDGKLVADQQSGFLYRSDAFNVLFDPTGKSTDNDVSAESNQGIPTIAFLQDHMALDTVLNSAKISYSDIGELNKEMIHQYIQEFNANLWMVLLGVMLFMFVYNSLLLYVILIIVGFIVRLFAALFMGAWIQMPTSVSKQLTMAAAFLPAVLYSLIAILGVGGGISIFYYLLVTTTFNWLLGMKEFIDIESKKKQ, encoded by the coding sequence ATGACGATTAAAGAATTTATTCGACTTAGTTTATTAAAACCTAATAAAATTTGGACTATTTTACAAAATCCATTGAAAAAGATAAAAGGAATTTTTTTCTTGTTGGTCCTTATCATTTCCATTCCGAATTTTCTTCGAGCAAATGAATTTATTGGAAAAATTGCGGAGAATATAAAAGTAGTAGAACAAAAATTTCCTGAACTTTCAGTAAAGGATGGAAAATTAGTTGCGGATCAACAATCTGGTTTCTTGTATCGTTCGGACGCCTTTAATGTGTTGTTTGATCCAACTGGAAAATCTACAGATAATGATGTTAGTGCGGAATCTAACCAAGGAATTCCAACTATTGCATTTCTACAAGATCATATGGCCTTAGATACAGTCTTAAATTCAGCAAAAATTTCTTATAGTGATATTGGTGAGTTAAACAAAGAGATGATTCATCAGTATATCCAAGAGTTTAATGCGAATCTGTGGATGGTATTATTGGGTGTCATGTTATTCATGTTTGTATACAACAGCTTATTATTATACGTAATATTGATTATTGTAGGCTTTATTGTTCGATTGTTTGCAGCTTTATTTATGGGGGCTTGGATTCAAATGCCAACCTCCGTTTCGAAGCAATTAACGATGGCAGCAGCCTTTCTTCCAGCTGTTTTGTATAGTTTGATTGCCATTTTAGGCGTCGGTGGAGGAATCAGTATTTTCTATTACTTATTAGTAACAACGACTTTTAACTGGCTTCTCGGAATGAAAGAATTTATTGATATAGAAAGTAAAAAGAAACAGTAA
- the zwf gene encoding glucose-6-phosphate dehydrogenase: protein MREQHVLITLFGATGDLAHRKLYPAIFRLFQKGFIKNHFAVIGTARREWTDDYFRDVVKQSVQSLVKSEEELNEFLSHFYYQPHNVNDTHHYVVLKELSERLDETYQINGNRVFYLAMAPNFFGTITEHLKAEQLLTPNGYNRLIIEKPFGKDFASAQELNHQLRQSFDENQIYRIDHYLGKEMIQNISAVRFANRVFEALWNKENIDHVQISLLEQVSVEERGGYYDTSGALRDMVQNHILQILALVAMEPPVSFGDIRKNKIKVLEQLRPYTPEEVKENFVRGQYGPSEDGLKPGYREDANVADDSNMETFVAGKVLIDNERWQGVPFYVRTGKSLNAKETIIDVVFKEASSPLFCGVEGCPSNRISIHITPREGFCFVINSKAVGNTIALQTSHLEKIFDETFSLRSPEAYERLILDCIEGDMTNFTHWEEVAASWKYVDTIRQTWDSEIAEEFPNYAAGSKGPKVSFELLEREGRKWVERD from the coding sequence ATGCGCGAACAACATGTACTTATTACATTGTTTGGAGCAACTGGTGATTTAGCTCATCGTAAACTTTATCCTGCAATTTTCCGTTTATTCCAAAAAGGATTCATTAAAAATCATTTTGCTGTCATTGGGACAGCACGTAGAGAGTGGACTGATGACTATTTTAGAGATGTCGTAAAACAGTCTGTACAATCTTTAGTAAAGAGTGAGGAAGAATTAAATGAATTCTTATCGCATTTTTACTATCAACCACATAATGTGAATGATACTCATCATTATGTCGTTTTAAAAGAGCTTTCTGAAAGATTAGATGAAACTTATCAAATCAATGGGAATCGTGTCTTTTATCTTGCGATGGCTCCAAATTTCTTTGGGACCATTACAGAGCATTTAAAAGCAGAGCAATTATTAACACCAAATGGTTATAATCGCTTAATTATTGAAAAACCATTCGGAAAAGATTTTGCATCGGCTCAGGAGTTGAATCATCAACTTCGTCAATCATTTGATGAAAACCAAATTTATCGAATTGATCATTATTTAGGAAAAGAAATGATTCAAAATATTTCAGCGGTTCGATTTGCAAATCGTGTTTTTGAGGCATTATGGAATAAAGAAAATATTGACCATGTCCAAATTTCATTGTTGGAGCAAGTCAGTGTAGAAGAGCGTGGCGGGTATTACGATACTAGTGGCGCACTTCGTGATATGGTCCAAAACCATATTTTACAAATCCTTGCTCTAGTAGCGATGGAACCACCCGTTTCATTTGGAGACATTCGTAAAAATAAAATTAAAGTATTAGAACAACTTCGACCATATACTCCCGAAGAAGTGAAGGAAAACTTTGTCCGCGGGCAATATGGGCCTTCCGAAGATGGATTGAAGCCGGGATACCGAGAAGATGCAAATGTAGCAGATGATTCGAATATGGAAACATTTGTTGCAGGAAAAGTATTAATTGATAACGAACGTTGGCAAGGGGTTCCTTTCTATGTCCGTACAGGAAAGAGCTTAAATGCCAAAGAAACCATAATCGATGTTGTGTTTAAGGAAGCAAGTTCTCCATTATTCTGTGGAGTAGAAGGATGTCCTTCAAACCGTATTTCCATTCACATCACTCCTCGTGAGGGATTCTGTTTTGTGATTAATTCGAAAGCAGTTGGAAATACCATTGCACTGCAAACGAGTCATTTAGAAAAAATCTTTGATGAAACATTCTCGCTAAGAAGTCCAGAAGCCTATGAACGTTTAATTTTAGACTGTATTGAAGGCGATATGACAAACTTCACTCACTGGGAAGAAGTTGCGGCTTCTTGGAAATATGTAGATACGATTCGACAAACTTGGGACAGCGAAATTGCTGAAGAGTTTCCAAATTATGCTGCTGGAAGCAAAGGACCAAAAGTCAGCTTTGAACTTTTAGAGCGTGAAGGTCGTAAGTGGGTTGAAAGAGATTAA